Proteins from a genomic interval of Caldicellulosiruptor diazotrophicus:
- a CDS encoding MBL fold metallo-hydrolase has protein sequence MKTPLLKFLGIGSAFNPYLKNTSAYFEFDNELFIFDCGEGIFSSLYKLKLPEKYQTINVLITHTHSDHTATLGHLIFYCFYELGKKVKIFFPEESLILSLLSNMGIKKNIYELVKLDDIFIYNEKLTIITIKQQHVDEIPCFGYLIKTKESCFFYSGDAKTINKLILSKFLNGEIDFLYQDTCSENQHEDNPHLSLNELANIVPPEKRNKVYCIHIDANFNFNLALSMGFNIPEQIEV, from the coding sequence ATGAAAACACCTTTGTTGAAATTTTTGGGTATAGGAAGTGCTTTCAATCCTTATTTAAAAAACACTTCTGCCTATTTCGAGTTTGATAATGAATTATTCATATTTGATTGTGGTGAAGGTATTTTTTCAAGTTTGTATAAACTTAAATTGCCAGAAAAATATCAAACAATTAATGTTCTTATTACACACACACATTCTGACCATACCGCAACTTTAGGACACTTAATTTTTTATTGTTTTTATGAGTTAGGTAAAAAAGTTAAGATTTTTTTCCCAGAAGAATCTTTAATCCTTTCTTTACTAAGTAATATGGGTATAAAAAAGAATATCTATGAATTAGTAAAATTAGATGATATCTTCATATACAATGAAAAACTTACGATAATAACAATAAAACAACAACATGTTGATGAAATTCCTTGCTTTGGCTATCTAATTAAAACAAAAGAAAGTTGTTTTTTTTATAGCGGAGACGCTAAAACAATAAATAAACTAATCCTTAGTAAATTTTTAAATGGAGAAATTGATTTTTTATATCAAGATACATGTTCTGAAAATCAACACGAAGACAATCCCCATCTTTCATTAAATGAACTTGCTAACATTGTTCCACCTGAAAAAAGGAATAAGGTTTATTGTATCCATATCGACGCAAATTTCAATTTTAATCTTGCTTTAAGCATGGGCTTTAATATCCCAGAACAAATAGAAGTATAA
- a CDS encoding GAF domain-containing protein, which produces MLEAYEQITKLKYIIERFSSFIINSSAEKDINEILSMTIDTCLELTGSDGATIYLKETVEQEDKLVIKATKNLSVNFEFYLGYTLPISPISMAGYVAITQKPIVINDTLNLPDNHEFKQFKFFDKSLHYVTINIVTAPIFDFRNRLLGVLQVINKKAKSNLKLDETNASLYTISYTETDIKIILAISSFVGILIDRIKAYEKNDLSVITTQRLLSNMFESVKKSISVLNDILVSGQQKFIESLQPEKKEKLLNLKEGIELFKKQYDLSKVTEILTTIVYLVVKNLDMKSLDILHEIFSTEIRLYDIPVKINDYEYIIFLHNVDLIKARMIAKRIERKFIEKIQTDDVKNSQPMFSWNFYELKPDEEKSIEEVINYLQKNS; this is translated from the coding sequence ATGCTTGAAGCATATGAACAGATTACAAAACTTAAATATATTATTGAGCGTTTTAGTAGTTTTATAATTAATTCTTCTGCAGAAAAAGATATTAACGAAATCCTATCAATGACAATCGACACCTGTTTAGAACTTACAGGAAGCGATGGTGCAACCATTTATTTAAAAGAAACTGTAGAGCAAGAAGATAAACTTGTAATAAAAGCTACTAAAAATCTCTCTGTAAATTTTGAATTTTATTTAGGTTATACTTTGCCTATATCACCTATAAGCATGGCTGGTTATGTCGCAATAACTCAAAAACCTATTGTTATCAATGATACATTAAACTTACCTGATAATCATGAATTTAAACAGTTCAAATTTTTTGACAAAAGTTTACATTATGTTACTATAAACATTGTTACTGCCCCTATATTTGACTTTCGAAATAGGCTTCTGGGAGTTTTGCAAGTAATAAATAAAAAAGCAAAATCAAATTTAAAATTAGATGAAACCAACGCCTCATTATATACCATAAGTTATACAGAAACAGATATAAAAATAATCTTGGCTATCTCTTCTTTTGTAGGAATACTTATTGACAGAATTAAAGCTTACGAAAAAAATGATTTATCTGTTATAACCACTCAAAGACTACTTTCTAACATGTTTGAATCAGTAAAAAAATCCATTTCTGTTTTAAATGATATTCTTGTAAGTGGTCAGCAGAAGTTTATTGAATCCTTGCAACCAGAAAAAAAAGAAAAACTCTTAAACTTAAAAGAAGGCATAGAACTCTTTAAAAAACAATATGATCTTTCAAAAGTAACTGAAATTCTTACAACAATTGTTTATTTAGTAGTTAAAAATTTAGATATGAAATCTTTAGATATTCTGCATGAAATTTTTTCTACCGAAATAAGACTTTATGATATTCCTGTAAAAATTAATGATTACGAATATATAATTTTTCTTCACAATGTAGATTTAATAAAAGCTCGAATGATTGCAAAAAGAATAGAACGAAAATTTATTGAAAAAATTCAAACAGATGATGTCAAAAATTCTCAACCAATGTTTTCCTGGAACTTTTATGAACTAAAACCTGATGAAGAAAAAAGTATTGAAGAAGTTATCAATTATTTGCAAAAAAATAGCTAA
- a CDS encoding S-layer homology domain-containing protein, whose amino-acid sequence MRWYYKKLLTGFFAIVFMVSIFSIVSFSQEQSNSIFSDLSQNHWAYNAVKFMVERGIITGYPDNTFRPDNPVTRAEFARIMVISLNLPIRVTDNPSFKDVPKYHWAYPYVETAKYYLTGFRSQNGDYFKPSDYAVREDMAVALVKAKGLQNENVDMSILSDYIDKDQISKNLVKYVAIAIAKGIMVGSPVSNSNQYKFEPQGILTRAQAAVLLYNVINAQSTEEKVTYDDNSSSGSNQRYTYPIPNVTAYTKGDKVVLIWNRISDKKLKGYAVVISKNNSQPGYPQDGYLTILSDRNANYIEIGVNSKYNGGDFGVYVKSGEEYYFSVTAIYEGNVYVKGNAVKMRMPVIQNYFEKPSVKYEYKDNKFVLSWQKIDDSRLIGYWIVISKKSKEPKYPDNGYLVFINDKNTAQIVIDNTIPYKGGDFGEYLKDGKEYYFSVTAQYQDRLIPGNSIKAVYYSNLEIAKLRPKFQAKIVRWWGQSYINLRWNKIDNDKLQGYRVIVSDTNSSPDFNKDGLLAVVSDKNITSINVKAKDKYLINGEYKELKRGHYYYITVYAIYSDRILGGNVIRIKIP is encoded by the coding sequence ATGAGATGGTATTATAAAAAGCTGTTGACAGGTTTTTTTGCAATAGTTTTTATGGTTTCTATTTTTAGCATAGTTTCATTTTCTCAAGAACAATCAAACTCAATCTTTTCCGACCTTTCTCAAAATCATTGGGCATATAACGCTGTAAAATTTATGGTAGAAAGAGGAATAATAACAGGCTATCCGGACAACACTTTCAGACCAGACAATCCAGTCACAAGGGCTGAATTTGCAAGGATTATGGTAATTAGCTTGAATCTTCCAATCAGAGTGACAGATAATCCATCCTTTAAAGACGTTCCAAAATACCACTGGGCATATCCATATGTAGAGACTGCAAAATATTATTTGACAGGTTTTAGAAGTCAAAATGGCGACTACTTTAAACCATCTGATTATGCGGTAAGAGAGGATATGGCAGTTGCACTTGTAAAAGCAAAGGGACTACAGAATGAAAATGTTGACATGAGTATTTTAAGTGACTACATTGATAAAGACCAGATATCAAAGAATCTTGTTAAATATGTCGCAATTGCCATTGCAAAAGGTATTATGGTAGGAAGCCCAGTTTCAAATTCTAATCAGTATAAATTTGAGCCACAAGGAATTCTTACCCGTGCTCAGGCAGCGGTACTGTTGTACAACGTTATTAATGCTCAATCAACTGAAGAAAAAGTTACCTATGACGATAATTCTTCATCAGGTTCTAATCAGAGATATACTTATCCTATACCCAATGTCACTGCCTATACAAAGGGAGACAAAGTTGTCCTGATATGGAATAGAATAAGTGATAAAAAACTGAAAGGATACGCAGTTGTTATCTCAAAGAACAATAGCCAGCCGGGATATCCGCAAGATGGATATCTGACCATATTGTCTGACAGAAATGCTAATTATATAGAGATTGGAGTGAATTCAAAGTATAATGGTGGTGACTTTGGAGTTTATGTAAAAAGCGGAGAAGAATATTATTTCAGTGTTACAGCAATCTATGAGGGAAATGTCTACGTAAAAGGCAATGCTGTGAAAATGAGAATGCCAGTTATACAAAATTATTTTGAAAAGCCGTCTGTAAAATATGAATATAAAGACAATAAATTTGTTTTAAGCTGGCAAAAGATAGACGATTCCCGACTTATAGGATATTGGATTGTGATATCCAAAAAAAGTAAAGAACCTAAATATCCGGACAATGGTTATCTTGTGTTTATCAATGACAAAAATACAGCTCAGATTGTTATTGACAACACAATTCCTTACAAAGGTGGAGATTTCGGTGAGTATTTAAAAGATGGTAAAGAATATTATTTTAGTGTAACAGCTCAGTATCAAGATAGACTTATCCCTGGGAATAGCATCAAGGCCGTTTATTATTCTAATTTGGAGATTGCAAAATTAAGACCAAAGTTTCAGGCAAAAATAGTAAGATGGTGGGGACAGTCGTATATCAACTTAAGGTGGAACAAAATTGATAACGATAAGCTTCAAGGGTATAGAGTTATTGTATCTGATACTAACTCATCACCTGACTTCAATAAAGATGGCTTGTTGGCAGTAGTATCAGATAAAAATATTACTTCAATAAATGTCAAAGCAAAGGATAAGTATTTGATCAATGGAGAATATAAGGAACTTAAGAGAGGCCATTACTATTACATTACGGTTTATGCCATTTACTCAGATAGAATATTGGGCGGTAATGTAATTAGAATAAAGATACCATAA
- a CDS encoding uracil-DNA glycosylase, translating into MLTWEELENACLSCEKCPISKNRTNVVVGDGNKNAKLVFVGEAPGEEEDKQGKPFVGRAGKFLDLALTSLELSREKDFYICNILKCRPPNNRVPTEVEAQNCLPFLRAQIKLISPKIIVCLGATAMKYILGKDLKITQDRGKWFEKGGFLIMATYHPAALLRDPGKREDFYRDLKSVKEKLEKIK; encoded by the coding sequence ATGCTAACATGGGAAGAACTTGAAAATGCATGTCTTTCATGTGAAAAATGCCCTATTTCTAAAAATCGCACAAACGTTGTGGTGGGTGATGGAAACAAAAATGCAAAGCTTGTATTTGTTGGCGAAGCTCCTGGTGAAGAAGAAGACAAGCAAGGGAAACCGTTTGTAGGAAGAGCAGGAAAGTTTTTGGACTTGGCTTTGACTTCTCTGGAGCTTTCAAGAGAAAAAGATTTTTATATCTGCAACATTTTAAAGTGTAGACCACCAAACAATCGCGTCCCAACAGAAGTGGAGGCTCAAAACTGCTTGCCTTTTTTGAGAGCTCAGATAAAACTTATCTCTCCAAAAATAATTGTCTGCCTCGGTGCAACTGCCATGAAATATATTCTTGGCAAAGACCTTAAAATCACTCAAGACAGAGGAAAATGGTTTGAAAAAGGTGGTTTTTTGATTATGGCTACATACCATCCAGCAGCACTTTTAAGAGACCCAGGCAAAAGAGAGGATTTTTACAGAGATTTAAAAAGTGTAAAGGAGAAGCTGGAGAAAATAAAATAG
- a CDS encoding aspartate aminotransferase family protein has protein sequence MKLDDIISYDLQYYVNVFGNRIPLAFVRGEGCILYDSENKEYLDFISGISVCNLGHSHPKFVAALKDQIEKLIHTSSLFYIEPQALLAKKLAEVSKFDKVFFCNSGAEANEAAIKLVRNYFFKKGLSKYKIITLENSFHGRTLATTAATGQKKYQKPFEPMPEGFINVEADIEKIKNAIDDKTAAVMIELVQAEGGINVLSKEFVQKLYNLCKQEDLLLVIDEVQTGIGRCGSLFCFEQYDITPNIITLAKGLGNGVPIGAMLCKKEIATFEPGEHGSTFGGNLLATRAALEVLRIIEEENIIENVNKMGDYLKQKLFELKEQFDFIVDVRGLGLLIGVEFSFPVKELVRKLALAGLLTSSCGGGNVIRFAPPLIVQKTHIDKAMEIFKDVVKSYANMGRT, from the coding sequence ATGAAGTTAGATGATATAATCTCTTATGATTTACAGTATTATGTAAACGTGTTTGGAAATCGAATACCACTTGCATTTGTAAGAGGAGAAGGATGCATTCTTTATGACAGCGAAAACAAAGAATACCTTGATTTTATCTCTGGAATTTCTGTGTGCAATTTGGGGCACAGCCATCCAAAATTTGTTGCTGCCTTGAAAGACCAGATTGAAAAGCTCATACACACATCAAGTCTGTTTTACATTGAACCTCAAGCACTTTTGGCAAAAAAACTTGCTGAAGTTTCTAAATTTGACAAAGTATTTTTTTGTAACTCTGGAGCTGAGGCGAACGAGGCTGCAATAAAGCTTGTGAGAAACTACTTTTTCAAAAAAGGTCTTTCAAAATACAAAATCATCACACTTGAAAATTCCTTCCATGGAAGAACACTTGCAACAACTGCTGCAACAGGTCAAAAAAAGTATCAAAAGCCATTTGAACCAATGCCAGAAGGATTTATAAACGTTGAGGCAGACATTGAAAAGATAAAAAATGCTATAGATGACAAAACAGCTGCGGTTATGATTGAACTTGTTCAGGCAGAAGGCGGAATAAATGTGCTTTCAAAAGAGTTTGTACAAAAGCTTTATAATCTTTGCAAACAAGAGGACCTTTTGCTTGTAATTGACGAGGTTCAAACAGGAATTGGAAGGTGTGGCAGTCTTTTTTGTTTTGAGCAGTATGATATAACACCTAACATAATTACTCTTGCAAAAGGGCTTGGAAATGGTGTGCCGATTGGAGCTATGCTTTGCAAAAAAGAAATTGCTACATTTGAACCAGGGGAACACGGCTCAACTTTTGGTGGAAATTTGCTTGCAACAAGAGCAGCTTTAGAGGTGTTGAGAATAATTGAAGAAGAAAATATAATTGAAAATGTGAACAAAATGGGGGATTATTTAAAGCAAAAGCTTTTTGAGCTAAAAGAACAATTCGACTTTATTGTGGATGTCAGAGGTTTGGGACTTTTAATAGGTGTTGAATTTTCTTTCCCTGTGAAAGAGCTTGTAAGAAAGCTTGCTTTAGCCGGACTTTTGACAAGCAGCTGCGGAGGTGGAAACGTTATAAGATTTGCTCCACCTTTGATTGTTCAAAAAACTCACATAGATAAAGCTATGGAAATTTTCAAAGACGTGGTGAAAAGTTATGCTAACATGGGAAGAACTTGA
- a CDS encoding DedA family protein, with the protein MELLKQIFISIAEYLSQFGHLGVFIGMTLESACIPIPSEVILPLGGYLVYKGIGTVLSMTIVATLGCLAGSVIAYVVGYFGGRPFILKYGKYFFISKHDFEKAEEFFQKKGEITIFLSRLLPVIRTFISLPAGIAKMNFLKFCFYTTLGSFPWCLLFVYLGKKLGDNWKSIEEHLKGFDYFILALIIVAIVGYIVYKIFKGKKSADVE; encoded by the coding sequence ATGGAACTTTTAAAACAAATATTTATCTCAATTGCCGAATACCTATCCCAGTTTGGTCATTTAGGTGTATTTATAGGAATGACGCTTGAGTCTGCCTGTATTCCAATACCCTCTGAGGTCATCCTGCCACTTGGTGGGTACCTCGTATATAAAGGAATTGGAACTGTACTGTCCATGACCATTGTTGCAACCTTGGGTTGTTTAGCTGGCTCTGTAATAGCCTATGTAGTAGGGTACTTCGGCGGAAGGCCATTTATACTCAAATACGGTAAATATTTTTTTATATCAAAACACGATTTTGAAAAGGCAGAAGAATTCTTTCAAAAAAAAGGGGAAATTACTATATTTTTGAGCAGACTTCTGCCTGTTATAAGAACATTTATCTCGCTACCTGCTGGTATCGCAAAGATGAATTTTTTAAAATTTTGCTTTTATACAACCCTTGGTTCATTCCCATGGTGTTTACTTTTTGTGTACCTTGGTAAAAAACTTGGAGACAATTGGAAGTCAATTGAAGAACATTTAAAAGGTTTTGATTATTTTATATTAGCCTTAATAATTGTTGCGATTGTAGGTTATATTGTCTATAAAATTTTCAAAGGGAAAAAGTCAGCTGATGTTGAATAA
- the uppP gene encoding undecaprenyl-diphosphatase UppP, whose protein sequence is MTAFQAIFLGTLQGLGEFLPISSSAHLIIFPWLFGWKEHSLVFDVALHLGTLLAVLVYFWKDYLDLMVQGIAKPKSEKGKLLWFIIVATIPGALFGYFFENIVEEVFRKQYLLIAIVLAVFGFILYYVDSIAKNKVELSKMNVLQAALIGISQAFALFPGISRSGITMTTGLLLGLKKEAAAKFSFLMSAPIILGAGFVSLLKNINYVFTEFYSFAIGFFTSAVVGFLAIHFLLGIVKKSGFKIFAYYRFFLAAVILVFYLLRLV, encoded by the coding sequence TTGACAGCATTCCAAGCAATTTTTCTAGGAACACTACAGGGGCTTGGAGAATTTTTGCCAATTTCAAGCTCTGCACACCTGATAATCTTCCCATGGCTTTTTGGCTGGAAAGAACACTCTCTTGTATTCGATGTTGCTCTGCATCTTGGAACACTCTTAGCGGTACTTGTATATTTTTGGAAGGACTACTTAGATCTCATGGTACAAGGAATTGCAAAGCCAAAGTCAGAAAAAGGAAAATTGCTTTGGTTCATAATAGTTGCAACAATTCCGGGTGCACTTTTTGGATACTTTTTTGAAAATATTGTAGAAGAAGTTTTTAGAAAACAATATCTTTTAATTGCAATTGTGCTTGCAGTATTTGGATTCATACTATACTATGTAGATTCAATCGCAAAAAACAAAGTGGAACTTTCAAAGATGAATGTGTTGCAAGCAGCTTTAATTGGCATTTCACAGGCGTTTGCTCTTTTCCCTGGAATTTCGCGATCTGGCATTACAATGACAACAGGACTTTTGCTTGGTCTTAAAAAAGAAGCTGCAGCTAAATTTTCGTTCTTGATGTCAGCACCTATTATACTTGGTGCAGGATTTGTTTCGCTTTTAAAAAATATAAATTATGTATTTACAGAATTTTACAGCTTTGCAATTGGATTTTTTACATCGGCAGTTGTAGGTTTTCTCGCAATCCATTTTTTGCTTGGTATTGTCAAGAAAAGTGGTTTTAAAATCTTTGCATATTATAGATTTTTCTTAGCCGCAGTTATTTTAGTTTTTTATCTTTTAAGATTAGTGTAG
- the tsaD gene encoding tRNA (adenosine(37)-N6)-threonylcarbamoyltransferase complex transferase subunit TsaD has product MLVLGIETSCDETSAAIVEDGRRVLSNVIYSQTDIHHQFGGVVPEIASRKHVEKISYVVDMAFKQAGLAIHDIDGIAATYGPGLVGSLLVGLSFAKALSYARKLPFVAVNHIEGHIYANFITYPQLTPPLIVLVVSGGHTNLIILKDFDVYEVVGKTRDDAAGEAFDKIARYLGLGYPGGPAIDKIAKHGDEDKYKYPVAGVDGYNFSFSGIKSAVINHVHGLWQKKEEFRIEDVAASFQKTVVSMLVEKTISLSLETNIRKIAVAGGVAANSRLRSEFYKKCAEHNIEFFVPELIYCTDNAAMIASCGYFKLQKGIVSSYCENAVPYINFVSKKS; this is encoded by the coding sequence ATGCTTGTACTTGGAATTGAAACATCATGTGATGAAACTTCTGCTGCAATCGTAGAAGATGGAAGAAGAGTTTTGTCAAATGTGATATATTCTCAGACTGACATACACCATCAATTTGGTGGTGTTGTGCCAGAGATAGCTTCTCGCAAACATGTTGAGAAGATTTCATATGTTGTTGATATGGCGTTCAAACAGGCAGGTTTGGCTATACACGATATCGATGGTATTGCTGCAACGTACGGACCTGGGCTTGTAGGTTCGCTTCTTGTGGGGCTTTCGTTCGCAAAAGCACTAAGCTATGCCAGAAAACTTCCGTTTGTTGCTGTGAATCATATAGAAGGACATATTTATGCAAATTTTATAACATACCCTCAACTTACACCTCCATTGATTGTTCTAGTAGTTTCTGGAGGACATACCAATCTAATTATTTTAAAAGACTTTGATGTGTATGAGGTGGTTGGGAAAACAAGAGATGATGCGGCAGGTGAGGCTTTTGATAAGATTGCAAGATACTTGGGGCTTGGATATCCAGGCGGTCCGGCCATAGACAAAATCGCAAAACATGGTGATGAAGACAAATACAAATATCCTGTGGCTGGTGTTGATGGATACAATTTTAGTTTCAGTGGGATAAAATCTGCCGTGATAAACCATGTTCATGGACTTTGGCAAAAAAAAGAAGAATTTAGAATAGAAGATGTAGCTGCATCATTCCAAAAAACAGTTGTGAGTATGCTCGTGGAAAAGACAATCAGTCTTTCACTTGAGACAAATATCAGAAAAATAGCGGTTGCCGGTGGTGTTGCTGCAAACTCAAGGCTAAGAAGCGAATTTTATAAAAAGTGTGCTGAACACAATATTGAATTTTTTGTACCAGAATTAATATATTGTACAGACAATGCAGCTATGATTGCTTCATGTGGCTACTTTAAGCTGCAAAAAGGAATAGTATCATCTTACTGTGAAAATGCCGTTCCATATATAAATTTTGTAAGCAAAAAAAGTTAA
- a CDS encoding HD-GYP domain-containing protein, with the protein MKKVTVDQLEEGMKLARDVFTENGKLLLPEGFIIKPSFIQKLREHNIESVYVEDEKTESYVKEEVIYHETFVAIQDLMLSAKAGEIVDPFVAKEIVNDIVGQIIEEEDVFLRIVGFRDVDNYTYFHSVDVSIFAAIIGKLLELDRKQIEELALAALLHDFGKMKIPHEILNKPAKLTDEEFEEMKKHTIYGYQIVKNMDDVSEKIAEVALLHHERLDGSGYPLKLKGDKIPLFAKIVAVADVYDALTADRVYKKKIVPTKAADYLTKYSGIYFDKDIVQKFLKMVVKYPVGCFVVLNTGEIAIVYEENPFNKTRPIVKVVAKKEGPPVLIPYFVDLSQDYKREIIDVINY; encoded by the coding sequence ATGAAAAAAGTGACGGTTGACCAGCTCGAAGAAGGTATGAAACTTGCGCGGGATGTGTTTACTGAAAACGGCAAACTTTTGCTCCCAGAGGGATTTATCATCAAACCCTCATTTATTCAAAAGCTCAGAGAACACAATATTGAGAGTGTCTACGTGGAAGATGAAAAAACAGAAAGTTATGTGAAAGAAGAGGTCATTTATCATGAAACTTTTGTTGCTATTCAGGATTTAATGCTGTCTGCAAAGGCAGGAGAAATTGTTGACCCATTTGTTGCTAAAGAAATAGTAAATGATATTGTTGGGCAAATAATTGAAGAAGAAGACGTGTTTTTACGAATAGTTGGGTTTAGAGATGTTGACAACTATACATATTTTCACTCTGTAGATGTGAGTATTTTTGCTGCTATAATTGGAAAGCTTTTGGAACTTGATAGAAAACAGATAGAAGAGCTGGCTTTGGCAGCACTTCTGCATGATTTTGGCAAGATGAAAATCCCTCATGAAATATTGAATAAGCCAGCAAAGCTTACTGATGAAGAGTTTGAAGAGATGAAAAAACATACTATATATGGGTATCAAATTGTAAAAAACATGGATGATGTTTCTGAAAAGATTGCAGAAGTAGCACTTTTACATCACGAAAGACTTGATGGGTCGGGTTATCCTCTCAAGCTCAAAGGTGATAAAATCCCTTTGTTCGCAAAAATAGTGGCAGTTGCGGATGTCTACGATGCTCTTACAGCAGACAGAGTATATAAAAAGAAAATAGTACCAACAAAGGCGGCAGATTATCTTACAAAATATTCGGGTATTTATTTTGATAAAGATATTGTCCAAAAATTCTTGAAAATGGTAGTAAAGTATCCGGTGGGTTGCTTTGTTGTTTTGAATACTGGTGAAATTGCAATTGTATATGAAGAAAATCCTTTCAATAAGACAAGACCAATAGTTAAAGTTGTTGCAAAAAAAGAAGGTCCACCTGTACTTATTCCTTATTTTGTGGACCTTTCACAAGATTATAAAAGGGAAATTATTGATGTAATTAACTATTAA